AGAAATCCGAAGTGCCCGGTTGCAGTCCCTTACACACTCCCTCACAAGCCCCATTTTCTAACCAAAACAACACAACACATATATCAATAACAAGCAACCAAAACTATCGAAAAAGAAGCAAACTTGATCATGTTTCTACAAAAAGAAGCCAACTTTATCACAGTACAGGAACATGGTAACTCACCTGCAACACAGAAGCCCGATTCACATACAATGTAGCAACCAGATTCCGGTCTGCTTCATGTGCATCCATTGGCGCAACTCGCAATGCCTAAAACATAATCAATTCACAAACAAATTAAACACCTCTCAATTACACAAATTGAAGTAACTAAATTTCTCTAATCACAAAACTATTAAAAAAGAGTACCTGGGTATAGAAATCCAAAGCATTAGCGTAATCACTTTTCAAGAAGCACCTATTCCCCTTGTGCTTACTCTCCAAAGCACCCTCTTTACTCTTCCCACATAGCGCAACTTCCGGGTCCGTCAGGTCCTTAACCATCTGACAATTCACATCAAATTTATTCCGGTTATTTCTCGAAAGTTCGAGAAGGGAAAAGTGGAAATGGATGACATACTTACTTGCTGAAATGGCTCGAAATGGAGGAGGAAGTCAAGGAGGGAGGAACACGTGCTGGGAAGATCGTCAGTGATGCTCTCTGCGATTATTTGCTTCAGGGTTCCGGGTACTAAAGACTTGAGCTTCTCCATTCCGGTGGGGAGAGACTGAGAGTGTTCGTATTTTTGGTGGGAGGAGGCGGATGGTGGTGGTTATATACCTTTGGCCAATATGTCCCTGATTTTTCATCAAATTGCCTATTCATTTTCGTGTTATGTTTTGGGTCACTTGTGCTCGCTATGTTCGAAAAAATATAGCATAGTTAGAACTTAGAAGATGATGTTCGAATTAAGACATCGTTTATTGTTGAAACTAGGGTTGACTCACAAAGTTCATATATCTCTCATTCAGTCATTCTCATGTTACCCTTCACTCTTGATGCAACTATTCAAGGTTTGATATTAGTGGCATCATTAAGCATTTGTACTGTTAGATAAGAAGACTTGTGGCTCATTAAAAAGGGAATTGGTGCAGCGTCTAACAAGGCTTCTCATGCCTTCAACGATTAGTAAAATCTTCCAAAGTATTTTGGAACAAGAGGTTTCAGGTTAAGCAACATTGGCTTAATAGTTAATACCTTTGTAGTTGGCTAGTTGCTGTGCAAGTAATCATTTGTTCAGTTCCAAGTTCTAAAACATAGGCAATTGAACTTGGAACTGCAAGATGAAGGGAGTTCTGTGATAAACAAGCTATCAATCATCAGCAGCACACAAGAAAATCTGAAAACAAAACATCCTTTTAACACTTCTACAAAAACTTTTAGTCTTTGTGACCATTCTGGTAACTGACGAAATCCATAATACACAATCACACAATGCTTCAACTAAGCCCAAGCTCTTCTTCTCGGCACGAGATCCGATGTTACGATCGCATCTATCTTAGCAGCAACAATGAAATCATTCATAGTCAATCCACCTGCAACAATGAAGTTGGTATTGTCATTAACAAACGGTTTCGCAATTGTGCATCAAGCCCTCAATGAAAAGTTTGCAAGAAGTTTACCGATGGAAGATGTCCAAAGCTCAGCTCTAACTTGATTGGGTTGCTCCAAGTGAAGATTTGGGAAATGCCCTGCAGCTTCTACAACCTTATAAATCCTATTGATGAGTTCCACCCCACATTGGTAATCTCTCAATTTCCACAAGCACTGTAGTTTCAGCCCATCCTCTCCATCTATCAATCTCCACCCCACAACCTACACAAACCAACAAACATCCAATTTGAAACAAAATTAACCAATAACTATGACCAACAACAAAGAGGGTCATCAAAATTGCGCATTTTTTAGAGTAAAAGAATGAAACTTGAGTCAAGACCTGACCTTCCTGAGGAGCTGTTGAGCGTCGTCTTGGAGCATAGGACTCTGGAGAGGCGAGACAGGGGTGCAGTCTTGCTGGGCAAGAGAGGAAGCAGACACAGTTGGGATGAGGATCTTGTGCTCTGTGTTTTCGAAGCCGAGTACTTTATCTCCAAAATTACTGGCTATCTCAGCCGGGAATGGGTCTCTGGCCCCAAAATCTCCAATCTTGTCACTGCCCAAAGCCTGGGTTCTCCGGCCTGGTCGGGCCCCGGTCGGAAGAGTGAAGAAGTTGGGGTGGTTGTGGCGGTGGTGGTGGCGGTGGTGAGACGGAAGGGAGAAGTGGGGGAATGAGAGGTTGGTGGTGGCCATGGAAGTGTGGATTTGTTGGTGTTATCTTGATGACGAATTGACGATGATTGGCTTTGTTTGGTTTCCGTAAAGGCGGGCTCTCGGGTAACACTTCAGCTATCGGTGCTGAGGTACTCTGAAAACCACGTCACTAAATAAAATTTTAGATATTATAATCATAATTACATAATAATGTTAGTCGAGCAGCCTAGCATAGAACTTTCATGTCTAACGTTCGAGTTTTGTTGCTCATCAGTCATGGCCTAGAGTTATGAGACTACGTATGTTGGGATACCTCGTAGGCATCACTCATCATTTCGATTAAGTGAGTGTATTATTTGTTCGCTTAATTAACTTAAATGGCTTGGTAGTTACCTGTCAAAATTTATAAACTATGATTGGTAATCATATTTTAAGCTCGATTAGTCCACTCAATAGTACACGCGATTAGTGGTAAAGCCAAGATGTCAATCCTTATAATGCATATTTTGGAACAGTGTTTAATAATTACGTTCCTCTTCTCTCACTAGTTTGGCTCGTTATTTTAACAATTTTTTGATATAAATCAATCCCTGAACCATCAGACAAAGTTAACAATTTCGTTGTCAATGTTGTATATCTGGTTTGATTAACTTATATTTTTTTGTTTAATTAGTTGTAAAATAAAATGTATAACATGTAACCCGTAGGGCTAATAAAAACATCAGATAATTTAAATAAATAAAAAACATACATTTTACTTATTTATGGAAATTCAATTCATACATCACTTTCTTCCATCTCCTCTCAATCTCTAAACATACATCCACATACGTGCATTTTTTTGTTGAAATGAAACATTAGATCCCGGTCTATCCGGATGTCTCAGTTGAGATCTCATTATAATTAACTAAAATCATAGGGGGATGTATTGCCTTGACCCCTAGAATTATTATACGTGCGTAACCAATACACAAAGCTAAGGAGATGCATATTTTATTGTCAAGCATAATGTATATAAATACTCTCTTAAGATATCTCCGTGGATGCCTTCGCTTATGGAGTGGTGATACCTGCAGAAAATTAATGAACAAAGGCAATGATAAGCTAGCTGTAAATGTACAGAAAATGGAATTGTACTCGAGTGATAGTGAGAAAGAGATCGACTTACTTCCACACTTGAAGTTGTGAGGAACAGTTCTTCCGCAACCTTCAATTTGCTTAATAACACGAGGAATGTTGAAGAGATTGGCAATCTTGGGAGTAACATAGGGGCAGACACACTCAACATGAGTAACCCTAACGCGTTGGCAGCAGTATGGAGAGGGATTACTCCCTGTAGCAACAGCCTTGCAGGCATCAACCCAAAGCTTCTTCTCCTCCTTACACTGGCTCGGCGTCGTGTCCGCCACCGCTACCGGAACCACATCCCAAACACCTACCAAGAACAATAAGCACATCATCATGAAACCAACTAATCCTGCCCTCATCATCGTTTTAAGTACTACTTCTCAAGAATTTTCTAGCTTCTTTACTATTTGGTTTCCTTCTTTCTTGCTTTGTGGTATTAGCAGTAGGCACCAACCCACAGTATATAGATTGAGAAGAGAGGTGAAACTTGCAGGAAATTGCCTTCTTTCTTGCTTTGTGGTATTAGCATTAGCAGTAGGCACCAACCCACGAAATTGTCACCGACTTTGATTTGTTTATGTAGTTTAAAAGCTAGTAGCTAGTAATTAAGAAAAGTATATCTAATCATGTAGAATAGGTAGTATATACATGACTAAAATAGCAAGTAAGCAATATTTTATCAATGTTTTCAAGATTAGTCAGACTGGGGAGATTACCGAGTCTTGGTCTCTATTTGGAGGTATATATAGACCTGTGGTCTTCTAGTTTGTATATTAATACATAGATCAAGATATTAGTATCATAACCAGCTACTTGTAATATATATATATATATATACAAGACATTCTAATGAGGAATCTTTTTTATTTTTTATTTTTAAGAATAGATCATTTGACGAACTTTTTGATCACAAAATCAAATCTCCACCGTTCAGTTCGTTGGGCTATATAAGTAGATCACTTTTGTAAATTTTCAAAAAATTTGGTGATGGTTAAGTCATCCAAATGAAGAATTTATTTTTAATGATTTGGAACGGTGTAGGTTTGACATAAGTGTTAAGTTTTTTGTTTTAATCTCAACCATCAAAGTCTATTAAAAAACAGATCTAATGGTGTGGGCCTATCCCTAAAATTGAACAAAAAAAAAGATCCCTCGTTTAGAAGGGCCTGATATATATATATATATATCAGTTAAGCATATGATACAAACCATATATGTAAATGCAATTCATTGTGGAGCCTCACTTGTATCAAACTTGCCTGTTTTGTGGAATATCTATATCTTGCATTGGAACATCAGCTGCGCAGGGCTTATATTCCACATCTGGTTTCAGTGGTTTGGTTAGCAATAGAGTTGTGTGTAATCTTTTTGATGCATGTTTTGATCGATCAAAAGGATATCTAAGTGAGAAAGGAACGGATAATCTACGTCGTATTGCTATTAAGTATCTTCATACACTTGTATTTCTTCTTAGCACAAGAATGAGAATATCAAACATTCGGGTGTTAAACTTGGCTGCTAATTTCATGAAGCCATTTCAAGTAATTGGGAGACCCAATAGATTTTTATTCACGGGAGGAAAAGATGGTGAAAGGCTAGCTTATGTGAATTATTGTATTACAAGATGTGCAATGTTTACAATATTTGATGCTATAAATATATCATCAATAATACGTTTTGATTGCACCTATATTGTTTTACAAGTTTATAAGTATAACCGTTTAATCGTTCGATCATATGTGACAACTTTATCGTGCTTTATTTGTAAGGTGAAACATAAATTTACAAAAATGTTTGATGTTCAACAATGTAATATATAAAACAAATCTACTAAACGATAAGTCTATAATATCGGATAGTTTAAAATAAGACGTGCATTTTACTTATTTATGGAAATTGTATACATCCGCATACGTGCATAACCAACACAAAGCTAGGATCTCCATGCATGCCTTCGGTATATCTTATGGAGGGTGACCTGCAGGCTGCAGCTAAAATATTAATGAACAAAGGCAATGATAAGCTAGACATGTACAGAAATGGAGTTGTATATATACAGATTGGCTTACCTACGTACGTACGTGAGTGATAATGAGAAAGAGATCGACCTACTTCCACACTTGAAGTTGTGAGGAACAGTTCTTCCGCAACCTTCAATTACACGCGGGATCTTGAATAGATCCTAGCCTGCAGCTTGCAGAGGGAGCCTAGCAGCTCAAAGACTGCAACCACGTACACTGGTTACATTCAAGTCACCGGTCTCTCTCTCTCTCTCCAACTCT
Above is a window of Fragaria vesca subsp. vesca linkage group LG7, FraVesHawaii_1.0, whole genome shotgun sequence DNA encoding:
- the LOC101312487 gene encoding putative pterin-4-alpha-carbinolamine dehydratase-like; the encoded protein is MATTNLSFPHFSLPSHHRHHHRHNHPNFFTLPTGARPGRRTQALGSDKIGDFGARDPFPAEIASNFGDKVLGFENTEHKILIPTVSASSLAQQDCTPVSPLQSPMLQDDAQQLLRKVVGWRLIDGEDGLKLQCLWKLRDYQCGVELINRIYKVVEAAGHFPNLHLEQPNQVRAELWTSSIGGLTMNDFIVAAKIDAIVTSDLVPRRRAWA
- the LOC101312772 gene encoding uncharacterized protein LOC101312772, with translation MMRAGLVGFMMMCLLFLVGVWDVVPVAVADTTPSQCKEEKKLWVDACKAVATGSNPSPYCCQRVRVTHVECVCPYVTPKIANLFNIPRVIKQIEGCGRTVPHNFKCGSITTP